One genomic window of Elusimicrobiota bacterium includes the following:
- the infC gene encoding translation initiation factor IF-3 yields MNNQIHASNVRLIGEDGSQLGIKTIQEAQLMARDLGLDLVEIAPQATPPVCKIIDYKKYRYLQDKQNRAIHKTGVLKEIKMRPKIGEHDLQFKIKHIQRFLTEKNKVKVTMQFFGREREHISLGGDIVNRVLAEVNEYGQPDSPPRLMGNSINVILSPKK; encoded by the coding sequence AACAACCAGATTCATGCATCCAATGTTCGGCTTATAGGCGAGGATGGGTCACAGTTAGGGATAAAAACAATTCAAGAAGCACAATTGATGGCTCGCGATTTAGGACTTGACCTTGTAGAAATAGCGCCTCAAGCGACTCCGCCTGTTTGTAAAATTATTGATTACAAAAAATATCGGTATCTACAAGACAAGCAAAACAGAGCGATTCATAAAACAGGTGTGCTTAAAGAAATAAAAATGAGACCTAAAATTGGCGAGCACGATTTACAATTCAAGATAAAACATATTCAACGATTCCTTACTGAAAAAAACAAGGTGAAGGTAACAATGCAGTTTTTTGGCAGAGAACGAGAACATATATCGCTCGGTGGAGATATAGTTAATCGTGTTTTAGCAGAAGTTAACGAATACGGACAGCCGGATTCACCGCCGCGGTTGATGGGAAATTCAATAAATGTAATTCTTTCACCGAAGAAATAA
- the rplT gene encoding 50S ribosomal protein L20, producing the protein MRIKGAIVTRRRKKRLFKKSKGFRLSNKNVYIHASERVDKALVHSYRGRKQKKRDKRSQWILTLNAAARLNGLSYSRFINGIKKAGVLLNRKILAEMALSSPEEFSQLVNIAKSQVQTTAG; encoded by the coding sequence ATGCGTATTAAAGGTGCAATTGTAACAAGGCGACGAAAAAAACGGCTTTTTAAGAAATCAAAAGGATTCCGGCTATCTAACAAAAATGTCTATATCCATGCATCTGAAAGAGTAGACAAGGCATTAGTGCATTCCTATAGAGGACGAAAACAAAAAAAACGTGATAAACGAAGTCAATGGATTTTAACACTTAATGCTGCTGCTAGGCTCAATGGCCTTTCCTACAGCAGGTTTATCAACGGCATTAAAAAGGCTGGCGTATTGCTGAACAGAAAAATTCTGGCAGAAATGGCTTTATCTTCACCGGAAGAATTTTCGCAACTTGTAAATATTGCGAAATCACAAGTACAAACGACAGCCGGTTAA
- the rpmI gene encoding 50S ribosomal protein L35, with product MPKLKSHSGAKKRFFISATGIIKRKKTKARHLLTDKSARKMRHLRKSGELNLTDTKLVRTVLPYL from the coding sequence ATGCCAAAATTGAAATCACACAGTGGTGCTAAAAAAAGATTTTTTATTTCAGCAACCGGGATTATTAAACGAAAAAAAACCAAAGCCCGTCATCTTCTAACAGATAAATCAGCAAGAAAAATGCGACATCTGAGAAAATCAGGCGAGCTTAATTTAACGGATACAAAACTGGTCAGAACAGTTTTGCCATATCTATAG